Proteins encoded together in one Citromicrobium bathyomarinum window:
- a CDS encoding mechanosensitive ion channel domain-containing protein — MSILVSIAMPDLRSWAVPVEDIAIAAAILGVCVIVAVAAHRLAFGIIRKATAHGPARHGQPVVEAIRAPALWLAVTIAISAAAERADVIRPAWDALSDFVAPVILGWLVLAFVTGWATAHERRMERRLDPIHMRSRKTRIEIFRRTASSLIIVITIALVLVNIPGVRQVGVTLMASAGLAALAIGAAAQPALKSLIAGIQMALTEPIRIGDMVVVDGVTGRVEEIRMTFVMVRVWDERVLVVPTGKFFEESFENWSRSADRLTGVVMLHLDPIADVAPIRQAFLDFLKDHPQWDERDAAALVTDAYPESIALRLSMTGATIGDVWDLRCAVREYMLQWLRENQPVALIRHRLEVEAANERGG; from the coding sequence ATGTCGATCCTTGTCTCCATCGCCATGCCCGACCTGCGCAGCTGGGCGGTGCCGGTCGAAGACATCGCCATCGCTGCGGCCATCCTCGGCGTGTGCGTGATCGTCGCGGTGGCGGCCCATCGGCTCGCCTTCGGCATCATCCGCAAGGCGACCGCGCATGGTCCGGCGCGCCACGGCCAGCCGGTGGTCGAGGCGATCCGCGCACCGGCGCTATGGCTGGCCGTGACCATCGCGATATCTGCGGCGGCGGAGCGGGCCGACGTGATCCGCCCGGCGTGGGATGCGCTGTCGGATTTCGTCGCGCCGGTGATCCTGGGCTGGCTGGTGCTGGCCTTCGTGACCGGCTGGGCCACCGCGCACGAACGGCGGATGGAACGCCGGCTCGACCCGATCCACATGCGCAGCCGCAAGACGCGGATCGAGATTTTCCGCCGCACCGCGTCGAGCCTGATCATCGTCATCACCATCGCGCTGGTGCTGGTGAACATCCCCGGCGTGCGGCAGGTCGGCGTCACACTGATGGCCTCGGCCGGCCTCGCCGCGCTGGCGATCGGTGCCGCCGCGCAGCCGGCGCTCAAATCCCTCATCGCCGGCATCCAGATGGCGCTGACCGAACCGATCCGGATCGGCGACATGGTGGTGGTCGACGGGGTGACCGGCCGGGTCGAGGAAATCCGCATGACCTTCGTCATGGTCCGCGTGTGGGACGAGCGCGTGCTGGTGGTGCCGACAGGCAAGTTCTTCGAGGAGAGCTTCGAGAACTGGTCACGCTCCGCCGACCGGCTGACCGGCGTCGTAATGCTGCACCTCGATCCGATCGCGGATGTCGCGCCGATCCGGCAGGCATTTCTCGATTTCCTGAAGGATCATCCGCAGTGGGACGAGCGCGATGCCGCCGCGCTGGTGACCGACGCCTACCCAGAAAGCATCGCGCTGCGTCTGTCGATGACCGGGGCGACGATCGGCGATGTGTGGGATCTGCGCTGCGCGGTGCGTGAATACATGCTGCAATGGCTGCGCGAGAACCAGCCGGTCGCACTGATCCGCCACCGGCTGGAGGTCGAGGCCGCGAACGAACGGGGCGGCTAG
- a CDS encoding aspartyl protease family protein: MIARRSFLATTAAMGAVALSPARLLAQSNTITIPIRLTDKRVLIDCLLNGQGPWPLVVDTGGSVGLMEQAMVDRLGLKTVGKSPLGLIGAHRVYDMVLVDELSLGGVVRQAGALFAATDHVNFIEDAVGSLAAGVVTTMDSELDFGASQLRLYPSGAPDRSGWTRVEDAFVLEGNRYGSSWMFAPVTIGGQAFPIGLDTGSPTELRLSGEALEKSGLWDSPRWTPGSPDGKARIVRLPEVGFGGTVLTGLIATLTPKSPWTYFEHGLVGLPILRRFDIATRPATKELFLRRNTLPAPAPEYNRAGMWIDRAGKDVKVAVVGPGSPAAVAGIVPGDRLVGADFQGLIAAMQGPAGTVLPLEVRPKTGGTRRIDLTLADFL, encoded by the coding sequence ATGATCGCACGTCGCAGCTTCCTTGCCACCACCGCTGCGATGGGGGCGGTTGCGCTCTCCCCAGCCCGGCTGCTGGCCCAATCGAACACCATCACCATTCCCATCCGGCTGACCGACAAGCGCGTGCTGATCGACTGCCTGCTCAACGGGCAGGGGCCGTGGCCGCTGGTCGTCGATACCGGAGGGTCGGTCGGCCTGATGGAGCAGGCGATGGTGGATCGGCTGGGCCTCAAGACAGTGGGCAAGAGCCCGCTCGGCCTGATTGGCGCGCACCGGGTGTACGATATGGTGCTGGTGGACGAGCTTTCGCTGGGCGGCGTGGTGCGCCAGGCCGGCGCGCTTTTCGCCGCGACCGACCACGTCAATTTCATTGAGGATGCAGTCGGATCGCTCGCCGCCGGGGTGGTCACCACCATGGACAGCGAACTGGATTTCGGTGCGTCGCAATTGCGGCTCTATCCCTCCGGAGCGCCCGACCGCAGCGGCTGGACCCGGGTCGAAGATGCCTTCGTGCTGGAAGGCAACCGCTATGGCTCCAGCTGGATGTTCGCGCCGGTCACCATCGGGGGCCAAGCCTTCCCCATCGGCCTCGACACCGGCTCGCCGACCGAATTGCGGTTGAGCGGCGAGGCTCTGGAGAAAAGCGGCTTGTGGGATTCGCCCCGCTGGACACCCGGATCGCCCGACGGGAAAGCCCGCATTGTGCGGTTACCCGAGGTCGGATTTGGCGGCACGGTCCTGACCGGGCTGATCGCAACGCTCACACCCAAAAGCCCGTGGACGTATTTCGAACACGGACTGGTCGGCCTGCCAATCCTGCGCCGGTTCGATATCGCCACCCGGCCGGCGACGAAAGAGCTGTTCCTGCGCCGCAACACCCTGCCCGCACCCGCACCGGAGTATAACCGGGCGGGCATGTGGATCGATCGAGCCGGCAAGGACGTAAAGGTGGCGGTGGTCGGCCCCGGCAGCCCTGCGGCGGTCGCGGGGATCGTGCCGGGAGACCGGCTGGTCGGGGCCGATTTCCAGGGTCTGATCGCAGCCATGCAGGGGCCCGCCGGAACGGTCCTGCCGCTGGAGGTCAGGCCGAAGACGGGCGGCACCCGCCGGATCGACCTGACCCTCGCTGACTTTCTCTAG
- a CDS encoding CoA transferase subunit A, with the protein MQKLYPDAAAALDGVLKDDMLIASGGFGLCGIPERLLDAIRDSGVKNLTFASNNAGIDNEGIGKLLRTKQVKKMISSYVGENKEFERQFLSGELEVEFCPQGTLAERMRAGGAGIPGFYTKTGVGTQVAEGKEVKQFDRGEGPEDYILEHGIFADLAIVKAWKADETGNVVFRKTARNFNVPAATCGKVCVVEVEEIVPTGSLDPDCIHLPGVFVQRMIVGAPYDKKIEFRTVREAA; encoded by the coding sequence ATGCAGAAACTCTACCCCGATGCCGCCGCCGCACTCGACGGCGTGCTCAAGGACGACATGCTGATCGCCAGCGGAGGTTTCGGCCTTTGCGGCATCCCCGAAAGACTGCTCGACGCGATTCGCGACAGCGGGGTGAAGAACCTCACCTTCGCCAGCAACAATGCCGGGATCGATAATGAAGGGATCGGCAAGCTGCTGCGCACCAAGCAGGTGAAGAAGATGATCAGCAGCTATGTGGGCGAAAACAAGGAGTTCGAACGCCAGTTCCTCTCCGGCGAGCTCGAGGTCGAGTTCTGCCCTCAGGGCACGCTGGCTGAGCGGATGCGCGCAGGCGGCGCAGGCATTCCGGGCTTCTACACCAAGACCGGCGTCGGCACCCAGGTGGCCGAAGGCAAGGAGGTGAAGCAGTTCGACCGTGGCGAAGGGCCGGAGGATTACATTCTCGAACACGGGATCTTCGCCGACCTCGCCATCGTGAAAGCGTGGAAGGCGGACGAGACGGGCAATGTCGTGTTCCGCAAGACCGCGCGCAATTTCAACGTGCCCGCCGCCACCTGCGGCAAGGTGTGCGTGGTCGAGGTTGAGGAAATCGTGCCGACCGGCTCGCTCGATCCCGATTGCATCCACCTGCCCGGCGTGTTCGTGCAGCGGATGATCGTGGGCGCGCCCTACGACAAGAAGATCGAATTCCGCACCGTGCGCGAGGCGGCCTGA
- a CDS encoding CDC48 family AAA ATPase — protein MADSETATEERIVRLQVAAARQEESGRGVARLPRSAMQTLGVTEGDVVQLSGKRSTAAIVIAAHDEDQALAVVRLDGLQRANAEVGSGEHVKIEAAQSRPATRVVFAPASREMRLQGPTQALKRNFFRKPIVSGDLVATTGQQPVQNMPPEVQRMFNAPAYALTQIRLRVISTAPKGIVHIDENTEIELRPDFEEPKAGRSVVNYDDVGGISETIQQLREMVELPLRYPELFTRLGVDPPKGVLLHGPPGTGKTRLAQAVANESDAEFFAINGPEIMGSGYGESEKRLREVFENANQAAPAIIFIDEIDSIAPKRDSVPGEAEKRLVAQLLTLMDGLESRANIVVIAATNRPDAIDEALRRPGRFDREIVIGVPDETGRREILAIHTRGMPLGEGVDLKELARVTHGFVGADIAALAREAAIDAVRRIMPQIDLDAQTIPPEVLEGLHVGRDDFLSALKRVQPSAMREVMVQVPDVSWSDLGGIDDAIEKLKEGIELPIKNREAFHRLGIRAAKGFLLYGPPGTGKTQLAKAVAKEADANFISMKSSDLLSKWYGESEQQIAKMFRRARAVSPCVIFIDEIDSLVPARGSGSMEPQVTGRVVNTILAEMDGLEELQSVVVIGATNRPTLVDPALLRPGRFDELVYVGTPDVKGREQILGIHTGNMPLADDVSLSKIAEDTERFTGADLEDVVRRAGLVALHRAGADVQEVTMADFTEALKDSRASVTAKMEDEYRKMRGELKKRAAEPMPIGFITEGMVESTRQSKHGD, from the coding sequence ATGGCCGACAGCGAAACCGCCACCGAAGAAAGAATCGTCCGCCTTCAGGTGGCTGCGGCCCGCCAGGAAGAGAGCGGCCGCGGCGTTGCACGCCTGCCGCGCAGCGCGATGCAGACGCTCGGCGTGACCGAGGGCGACGTGGTTCAGCTGTCGGGCAAGCGCTCGACCGCCGCGATCGTGATCGCCGCGCATGACGAGGATCAGGCGCTTGCGGTCGTCCGCCTCGACGGTCTGCAGCGCGCCAATGCCGAGGTCGGATCGGGCGAGCACGTGAAGATCGAGGCCGCGCAATCGCGCCCCGCGACCCGCGTGGTGTTCGCGCCCGCAAGCCGCGAGATGCGGCTGCAAGGGCCGACCCAGGCGCTCAAGCGCAACTTCTTCCGCAAGCCGATCGTCAGCGGCGATCTGGTCGCCACCACCGGGCAGCAGCCGGTCCAGAACATGCCGCCCGAAGTGCAGCGCATGTTCAACGCGCCCGCCTATGCGCTCACCCAGATCCGCCTGCGCGTGATCAGCACCGCGCCCAAGGGCATCGTCCATATCGACGAGAATACCGAGATCGAGCTGCGGCCCGATTTCGAAGAGCCCAAGGCGGGCCGCTCCGTGGTCAACTACGACGATGTCGGCGGGATTTCGGAGACGATCCAGCAGCTGCGCGAAATGGTGGAGCTGCCGCTGCGCTATCCGGAGCTGTTCACCCGGCTGGGTGTCGATCCGCCCAAGGGCGTGCTGCTGCATGGCCCGCCCGGGACCGGCAAGACGCGGCTGGCGCAGGCCGTCGCCAATGAAAGCGATGCCGAGTTCTTCGCCATCAACGGGCCCGAGATCATGGGTTCGGGCTACGGCGAATCGGAAAAGCGCCTGCGCGAGGTGTTCGAGAACGCCAACCAGGCGGCCCCCGCGATCATCTTCATCGATGAGATCGACTCGATTGCTCCCAAGCGCGACAGCGTGCCGGGCGAGGCGGAAAAGCGCCTCGTCGCGCAGCTGCTCACGCTGATGGACGGGCTTGAGTCGCGGGCCAATATCGTGGTCATCGCGGCGACCAACCGTCCCGATGCGATCGACGAGGCGCTGCGCCGTCCGGGCCGGTTCGACCGCGAAATCGTGATCGGCGTGCCGGACGAGACCGGGCGGCGCGAAATCCTCGCCATTCACACCCGCGGGATGCCGCTGGGCGAGGGCGTCGACCTCAAGGAGCTGGCGCGCGTCACCCACGGCTTCGTCGGCGCGGATATCGCCGCGCTTGCGCGCGAGGCGGCGATCGACGCGGTCCGCCGGATCATGCCGCAGATCGACCTCGATGCGCAGACGATTCCTCCCGAAGTGCTCGAAGGCCTGCATGTCGGGCGCGACGATTTCCTGTCCGCGCTCAAGCGCGTCCAGCCTTCCGCGATGCGCGAGGTGATGGTCCAGGTGCCCGATGTCAGCTGGAGCGATCTGGGCGGGATCGACGACGCGATCGAGAAGCTGAAGGAAGGGATCGAGCTTCCGATCAAGAACCGCGAGGCGTTCCACCGCCTCGGCATCCGCGCGGCCAAGGGCTTCCTGCTCTATGGCCCGCCGGGCACCGGCAAGACCCAGCTGGCCAAGGCGGTCGCGAAGGAGGCCGATGCCAACTTCATCTCGATGAAGAGCTCCGACCTGCTGTCCAAATGGTACGGCGAGAGCGAGCAGCAGATCGCCAAGATGTTCCGCCGTGCGCGTGCGGTCTCCCCGTGTGTGATCTTCATCGACGAGATCGACTCTCTGGTCCCTGCGCGCGGGTCAGGCAGCATGGAACCGCAGGTGACCGGGCGAGTGGTGAACACGATCCTTGCCGAGATGGACGGGCTGGAAGAGCTTCAGTCTGTCGTGGTGATCGGGGCGACCAACCGCCCCACGCTGGTCGATCCTGCATTGCTGCGGCCCGGCCGGTTCGACGAGCTGGTCTACGTCGGCACGCCCGATGTGAAGGGGCGCGAGCAGATCCTCGGCATCCATACCGGCAACATGCCGCTGGCCGACGATGTCAGCCTGTCGAAGATCGCCGAGGACACCGAGCGTTTCACCGGGGCCGATCTGGAGGACGTGGTCCGCCGCGCCGGGCTGGTCGCGCTGCATCGTGCGGGCGCGGACGTGCAGGAGGTCACCATGGCCGACTTCACCGAGGCGCTGAAGGACAGCCGCGCGTCGGTCACCGCCAAGATGGAGGACGAATACAGGAAGATGCGCGGCGAGCTGAAGAAGCGCGCGGCGGAGCCCATGCCGATCGGCTTCATCACCGAAGGCATGGTGGAATCGACCCGCCAATCTAAGCACGGCGACTGA